DNA from Bacillota bacterium:
CCGGGTTATCATGGAATTTTCAAACGTTGAATTAAGTTCCCTTTACGGTGAAATGAGACTGGGTATATCCGTCAATAAAAAGGGGGAGCGTCTTCCGGACAGGCTCCCCAAATCACTTTTCGGCACAGGTTTCGGATGACTGTCTATATTATTCAACGGTGAACGGAAGGAGGGCCACATTCCGCGCCCGTTTAATAGCTATCGTAAGCTGGCGCTGGTGCCCGGCACAATTCCCGGAAATCCGGCGCGGCAAAATCTTCCCCCGCTCCGTGATGTACTTCCGCAGTTTATAGGCAT
Protein-coding regions in this window:
- the rpsR gene encoding 30S ribosomal protein S18, with the protein product MRRERGKKRKKVCSFCVDRVSYIDYKDAYKLRKYITERGKILPRRISGNCAGHQRQLTIAIKRARNVALLPFTVE